GCGATGAAGCGGCGCTGGCTCTCGGCCTGCGCATCGAACAGGCCGAACAGCCGGTTCAGAGACCGCACCAGCGGCCGCACCTCCTCCGGCGACTTGCTCTCGTCCAGCGCGCTCAGGTCGCGCGGCGAGCGCCGCTCGACCGCGTCCCTCAGGGCCAGCAGCGGGCGCAACGCCCGCTCCACCGCCAGTCCCACCGCCACGGCCGCGGCCGCGATCAGCACCAGGTTGGGCAGCAGCACCTTCAGCAGGATGGAGCGGGCCCATTGCCGGTGCGGATCGGACCCGTCGGCCAGGGCCACCACCAGCTCGCCCACCACGGTCTGCTGGCGCTGGCGCACGATGCGCCAGGTGACGCCCTCGTACGCCTCGTTGTGGAACTCGAGCTGGGTGTCGGCCGGCGGCAGCGCCGCCAGCCAGGCGTCGCCGGCCAGCAGCATGCCGTCGACATCGGTGATGGCGAAGGTGGCGGGGCCGGGCCGCTCCTTCAGGAACTCCTGCACGCCGGGCGCCATCATCAGCACCAGCGACTCCTCGGCGCCGCTGCCCTGCCCGATCACGGAGTTGGCCAGCAGCGGCAGCAGTGCCTCCAGCCGGCGATCCTGCTGCAGCGCGACGTCGTCGGCCGAGCGCCAGGCGAACCAGGCATTGCCCACCGCCAGCAGCGCCAGCGGCACCAGCAGCATCACCGTCAGGCGCCGCTGCAGGCCGGAGAGCATGCGCTCGCCCGTGGCGCGCGGCGCCGGAGCGGGCGCGCGCCACTGCATCATCGCGCGGCCGGCTCCTGCAGCTCCAGCCGGTAGCCGAAGCCGCGGATGGAGCGCAGCGCCACCCCGTGCGGCTCGAGCTTGCCGCGCAGGCGCGAGATGTAGACCTCCACCGCGTTGGGCGTGATCTCCTTGTCCCAGCCGGTCAGCGCCTGCAGCAGCTTTTCCTTGCTGGCCGGCTTGGGCGCGTGCATCAGCAAGTACTCCAGCACGGTCCACTCGCGCGGGCCCAGCTCGATGGTGCTGCGCCGGCCCTCCTGCAGTGCGCTGGCGCGCCGGTTGGCGGTATCCAGTTCGACCGGGCCGAAGCTCAGGACGGCGCTGGTGGCCGCCTGCGAGCGGCGCAGCAGGGCGCGCAGGCGCGCCAGCAGCTCGGGCAGCTCGAACGGCTTGACCATGTAGTCGTCGGCGCCCAGGTCCAGCCC
The sequence above is a segment of the Ramlibacter tataouinensis genome. Coding sequences within it:
- a CDS encoding response regulator transcription factor, with translation MRLLLVEDDVMVASGIKLGLADAGYAVDWVGSGERAEEVLRTEVFDVAVIDIGLPHMDGLELTRRLRKPEMASRQMPVLILTARDALQDRVQGLDLGADDYMVKPFELPELLARLRALLRRSQAATSAVLSFGPVELDTANRRASALQEGRRSTIELGPREWTVLEYLLMHAPKPASKEKLLQALTGWDKEITPNAVEVYISRLRGKLEPHGVALRSIRGFGYRLELQEPAAR
- a CDS encoding sensor histidine kinase; its protein translation is MLSGLQRRLTVMLLVPLALLAVGNAWFAWRSADDVALQQDRRLEALLPLLANSVIGQGSGAEESLVLMMAPGVQEFLKERPGPATFAITDVDGMLLAGDAWLAALPPADTQLEFHNEAYEGVTWRIVRQRQQTVVGELVVALADGSDPHRQWARSILLKVLLPNLVLIAAAAVAVGLAVERALRPLLALRDAVERRSPRDLSALDESKSPEEVRPLVRSLNRLFGLFDAQAESQRRFIADAAHQLRTPLAALQAQVEAWAQAAAHAGPGGRVELPAEQVHKLRGATRRTSQLANQLLALSRADARAMHAQPLQRVDLKSLCEDILGAHLDAASARRIDLGLEAAPVQVMGHDWLLRELLSNLVDNAVKYTPEGGTVTLRCGRRDGQAFLEVEDDGPGVPHAERGRVLERFYRVQGTAGEGNGLGLAIAQEIARVHHSQLELGPGAGGRGLRACLLLSL